In Micromonospora sp. WMMD980, the following are encoded in one genomic region:
- a CDS encoding NAD-dependent epimerase/dehydratase family protein, translated as MVTSGHVVVTGASGMLGSHLVRRLLAEGHRVHGVDLLPAAHTHPELAHSQGDVRDAALLARVFADASVVVHCAAALPSYPAEMIRSIIVDGTHAVLGAARRVQVPRVVHISSTAVYGLPRLVPTPEDHPREPVDPYTRAKVEAELLVERFRADGLCVPVLRPKTFLGPGRMGLFAMLFEWAEEGRNFPVLGRGDVRVQMFAVEDLVDAVLTVLAAPEDVAGDTYNLGAAEFGTLREDFQAVLDAAGHGRRVVGMPAAPTLAALRALERSGLSPVYGRLLYKLRADSYVSIDKARDRLGFTPRLANRDAILTTYRWWRANRGATATGAGRTSREPWRQGALSLAKIFF; from the coding sequence ATGGTGACCAGCGGCCACGTCGTGGTGACCGGAGCCAGCGGGATGCTCGGCTCGCACCTGGTCCGCCGGCTGCTCGCCGAGGGGCACCGGGTGCACGGGGTGGACCTGCTGCCCGCCGCGCACACCCATCCGGAGCTGGCCCACAGCCAGGGCGACGTCCGCGATGCCGCGTTGCTGGCGCGGGTGTTCGCCGACGCGTCCGTCGTGGTGCACTGCGCCGCCGCGCTGCCCAGCTACCCGGCCGAGATGATCCGGTCGATCATCGTGGACGGCACGCACGCGGTGCTCGGCGCCGCCCGCCGGGTGCAGGTCCCCCGGGTCGTGCACATCTCCTCCACCGCCGTCTACGGCCTGCCCCGGCTGGTGCCCACACCCGAGGACCACCCGCGGGAGCCGGTCGACCCGTACACGCGGGCGAAGGTCGAGGCGGAACTCCTTGTGGAACGGTTCCGCGCGGACGGGCTCTGCGTGCCGGTGCTGCGACCCAAGACGTTCCTCGGACCGGGCCGGATGGGCCTGTTCGCGATGCTCTTCGAATGGGCCGAGGAGGGCCGGAACTTCCCGGTGCTCGGTCGCGGCGACGTGCGGGTGCAGATGTTCGCCGTCGAGGATCTCGTCGACGCCGTGCTGACCGTGCTGGCCGCCCCGGAAGACGTCGCCGGGGACACGTACAACCTGGGCGCGGCCGAGTTCGGCACGCTGCGCGAGGACTTCCAGGCGGTGCTCGACGCCGCCGGGCACGGCCGGCGGGTGGTCGGGATGCCGGCCGCGCCGACGCTCGCGGCACTGCGGGCGTTGGAGCGCAGCGGCCTCTCCCCGGTGTACGGGCGGCTGCTGTACAAGCTGCGCGCGGACTCCTACGTGAGCATCGACAAGGCCCGCGACCGGCTCGGCTTCACGCCCCGCCTCGCCAACCGGGACGCGATCCTCACCACCTACCGGTGGTGGCGGGCGAACCGGGGTGCGACGGCGACCGGGGCCGGCCGGACCAGCCGGGAACCCTGGCGACAGGGCGCCCTCTCCCTCGCGAAGATCTTCTTCTAG
- a CDS encoding glycosyltransferase: MTAHTPTVSVVVPNYNHAGSLPLTLPALLAQTHPATEIIFVDDRSTDDSVAVAESLGVPVVHTPHNGGPALARNIGAARARGDVLLFVDSDVELPPDTVARAVRLLAADPRAGAICGILDEVPLVRDSLVQECRCLQAHWWRISSLGDVSFLFTAICAMPARVFAEIGPFHEGLRQTEEVEYGERLTGRYPIRLTDALHGRHRDDDRLGPMLRKVFHRSRLRMPLYAYRRRAAQGFETASRMWAAASALLGTLALPLPLLAGALGALPSLAALLLFLACDAGMYRFVARRRGPALLVAFVGVQWLINLAIAAGAGAGAAQWLCSRSFRRLYEGGPRPTAQVSA, encoded by the coding sequence ATGACCGCGCACACCCCGACGGTCTCCGTCGTCGTCCCCAACTACAACCACGCCGGCTCGCTGCCGCTGACGCTGCCGGCGCTGCTGGCGCAGACCCATCCCGCCACCGAGATCATCTTCGTGGACGACCGGAGCACCGACGACTCGGTGGCGGTGGCCGAGTCGCTCGGCGTGCCGGTGGTCCACACGCCGCACAACGGCGGCCCCGCCCTGGCCCGCAACATCGGCGCCGCCCGGGCCCGCGGCGACGTCCTGCTCTTCGTCGACTCCGACGTGGAACTGCCGCCGGACACGGTGGCCCGGGCGGTGCGGCTGCTCGCCGCCGACCCGCGGGCCGGCGCGATCTGCGGCATCCTCGACGAGGTCCCGCTGGTCCGGGACAGCCTCGTTCAGGAGTGCCGGTGCCTCCAGGCGCACTGGTGGCGGATCAGCTCGCTGGGCGACGTCAGCTTCCTGTTCACCGCCATCTGCGCCATGCCGGCCCGGGTGTTCGCCGAGATCGGCCCGTTCCACGAAGGGCTGCGCCAGACCGAGGAGGTCGAGTACGGCGAGCGGCTCACCGGCCGGTACCCGATCCGGCTCACCGACGCGCTGCACGGCCGGCACCGCGACGACGACCGGCTCGGACCGATGCTGCGCAAGGTGTTCCACCGCAGCCGGCTGCGGATGCCGCTGTACGCGTACCGGCGTCGTGCCGCGCAGGGCTTCGAGACCGCGTCCCGGATGTGGGCCGCCGCCAGCGCGCTGCTCGGCACGCTCGCGCTGCCGTTACCGCTGCTGGCCGGCGCGCTCGGGGCACTGCCGTCCCTGGCCGCCCTCCTGCTCTTCCTGGCGTGCGACGCCGGCATGTACCGGTTCGTCGCCCGCCGCCGCGGACCGGCGTTGCTCGTCGCGTTCGTCGGGGTGCAGTGGCTGATCAACCTGGCGATCGCCGCCGGCGCCGGCGCCGGCGCGGCGCAGTGGCTCTGCTCCCGCTCCTTCCGGCGCCTCTACGAGGGCGGCCCACGCCCCACCGCGCAGGTGTCCGCATGA
- a CDS encoding UbiA prenyltransferase family protein yields the protein MPLLDSAPAAVPAVEPPATRRHRLVVDLIRLVRPGHWVKSLLVVPLPLLDPLSWHLAGLTRLGWSVVAFVLAASAVYVGNDVVDRHRDGLHPMKRHRPVASGRVPVPLAYACAVVLLLGLALLLAAGPVGPAWPVLTYLVLNVWYSRGLKHVPLVEAGVVATGFVLRAVQGYLAVGADVSAWLLVTVFAGCLLLIVGKRRQELLDAGVAHRPALRGWSVELAGHLLQLNGLLAVTAGLVWLGTEAPFGRYGDAAMLLSTPFVLYLMSRYLQLALVRRAGGDPVRLLSRDRAVLAAALLWAACLGALYAAIRFPALVAALS from the coding sequence ATGCCTCTCCTCGACTCCGCTCCCGCCGCCGTGCCGGCCGTGGAGCCGCCCGCCACCCGCCGCCACCGACTGGTCGTCGACCTGATCCGCCTGGTCCGACCCGGCCACTGGGTGAAGAGCCTGCTGGTCGTCCCGCTCCCCCTGCTGGACCCGCTGTCCTGGCACCTGGCCGGGCTGACCCGACTGGGCTGGTCCGTCGTCGCGTTCGTGCTCGCCGCCTCGGCCGTGTACGTGGGCAACGACGTGGTCGACCGGCACCGGGACGGACTTCACCCGATGAAGCGCCACCGGCCGGTGGCGTCCGGCCGGGTGCCGGTGCCGCTGGCGTACGCCTGCGCCGTCGTGCTCCTGCTCGGCCTCGCGCTGCTGCTGGCCGCCGGCCCGGTCGGACCGGCCTGGCCGGTGCTGACCTATCTGGTGCTCAACGTCTGGTACAGCCGGGGCCTGAAGCACGTTCCGCTGGTCGAGGCCGGGGTGGTCGCGACCGGGTTCGTGCTGCGCGCCGTGCAGGGCTACCTGGCCGTCGGTGCGGACGTGTCGGCCTGGCTGCTGGTCACCGTGTTCGCCGGCTGCCTGCTGCTGATCGTCGGCAAACGCCGCCAGGAACTGCTGGACGCGGGGGTGGCCCACCGGCCCGCCCTGCGCGGCTGGTCGGTGGAGCTGGCCGGGCACCTGCTCCAGCTCAACGGGCTCCTGGCGGTCACCGCCGGCCTGGTCTGGCTGGGCACCGAAGCGCCGTTCGGCCGGTACGGGGACGCCGCGATGCTGCTGTCCACCCCGTTCGTCCTCTACCTGATGTCGCGGTACCTGCAACTGGCGCTGGTCCGGCGGGCCGGCGGCGACCCGGTCCGGCTGCTGTCGCGGGACCGGGCGGTGCTCGCCGCCGCATTGCTCTGGGCGGCCTGCCTGGGCGCGCTCTACGCCGCCATCCGGTTCCCGGCGCTCGTCGCCGCCCTGTCCTGA
- a CDS encoding aminotransferase class III-fold pyridoxal phosphate-dependent enzyme, producing MTTFGFGRELVDHAEGVWIHLRDGRRVLDFSGGVGVLNHGHNHPRILAARRRFAEARRMEVHKAFFSPYTAALSHNLAALLPGDLSVSYFPNSGAEANEGAVKMAYKYHGGRRNTVLRADISFHGKTLGAGSLTGSSENAFRFPGLPGIVVYPYGDLAAVRAAVDAARAPDGGCDVYAILVEPFSASTMRRWDDDDLLALQRLCRERDIIMIFDEVYTGWGKTGSLFNFMRCEGLLPDILTYSKSLGGGKASIAGYTAREPVFRRAYDRLTDVILHSTTYYGFGEETATALEAVAVVVDDDYPARARMLGAVLQPGLDRIAKAYPEVVGRVDGAGALWGVFLGGGPGLLDLAGRLMPGFTHDPQFRTKLITLSVIAHLFREHGIMTYYSPNADNPLMVAPSLVAGPEDVEHFLTALDATLSRGLPRLLTAFVRERVTSRW from the coding sequence CTTCGGCCGGGAACTGGTGGACCACGCCGAGGGGGTGTGGATCCATCTCCGGGACGGCCGCCGGGTGCTGGACTTCTCCGGCGGCGTCGGCGTGCTGAACCACGGGCACAACCATCCGCGCATCCTGGCTGCCCGGCGGCGCTTCGCCGAGGCCCGGCGGATGGAGGTGCACAAGGCGTTCTTCTCGCCGTACACGGCGGCGCTGAGCCACAACCTGGCCGCCCTGCTCCCCGGCGACCTCTCCGTGTCGTACTTCCCGAACTCGGGCGCGGAGGCGAACGAGGGCGCGGTGAAGATGGCCTACAAGTACCACGGCGGACGGCGCAACACGGTGCTGCGCGCCGACATCAGCTTCCACGGCAAGACCCTCGGCGCGGGCAGTCTCACCGGCTCGTCGGAGAACGCGTTCCGCTTCCCCGGCCTGCCCGGCATCGTCGTCTACCCGTACGGCGACCTGGCCGCCGTCCGCGCGGCCGTCGACGCGGCACGCGCCCCGGACGGCGGCTGCGACGTGTACGCCATCCTGGTCGAACCGTTCAGCGCCTCCACGATGCGCCGGTGGGACGACGACGACCTGCTGGCCCTGCAACGGCTCTGCCGTGAGCGGGACATCATCATGATCTTCGACGAGGTCTACACCGGGTGGGGCAAGACCGGCAGCCTGTTCAACTTCATGCGCTGCGAGGGGCTGCTGCCGGACATCCTCACCTACTCCAAGTCGCTCGGCGGCGGCAAGGCCTCGATCGCCGGCTACACGGCCCGCGAGCCGGTGTTCCGCCGGGCGTACGACCGGCTGACCGACGTCATCCTGCACAGCACCACCTACTACGGCTTCGGCGAGGAGACCGCCACCGCCCTGGAGGCCGTCGCGGTGGTGGTCGACGACGACTACCCCGCCCGGGCCCGGATGCTGGGGGCCGTGCTGCAACCCGGCCTCGACCGGATCGCCAAGGCGTACCCCGAGGTGGTCGGCCGGGTCGACGGCGCCGGCGCGCTGTGGGGCGTCTTCCTCGGCGGTGGTCCCGGCCTGCTCGACCTGGCCGGCCGGCTGATGCCCGGCTTCACCCACGACCCGCAGTTCCGCACCAAGCTCATCACCCTGTCGGTGATCGCGCACCTGTTCCGCGAGCACGGGATCATGACCTACTACAGCCCCAACGCCGACAATCCGCTGATGGTCGCGCCGAGCCTGGTGGCCGGCCCGGAAGACGTGGAGCACTTCCTCACCGCCCTGGACGCGACGCTGTCCCGAGGGCTGCCCCGGCTGCTGACCGCCTTCGTCCGGGAGCGGGTGACGTCGCGATGGTGA